The genomic window CGCTGCCGTGGCCGCCATTCTACCCGGGAGTGCTCCTGAAGCGTGTGGggaagcggggcaggggcagggacttGTGTTCTCGCAGGCTTTCTGTGCTTCTGTCCACACCCTGGAGGACAAGGTGGGCTGAGGGGGCCCTGCCTCGAAACACGGATGTCAGGATTCCCTTGGGGCCCCTCTGAGTCACTAGTACAGTTCCCTTCGTGGCCAGGCCTGCTGGGCTCCGGGGACCCAGGAGCAGGTTGGCACAAAGTCCACGTGAAGTGGCCTTCTCGGGAACAAACTTGGGGCTCAGAGTTGGGCCACCCCACCCAGCCTTTGAAGTTTGGGGTTTCTTTCTCAAAGAGAGTGGAAATTCCCTCTCTTGACTCCTGTCCGACCAGCTTCCCCACTAGGGCAGGCCCTACTTGTACAAGTCCCAAGGGAAAGCCACATTGGGTGCCACGTGACGACCGGTGGTCTCCTGCGAGACTTCGACATTCAGAAGTCGAGGTGCGGCCAAGAGACATTTCCAATGAGGACATTAATTGCCCTTGCTACAGATGAGGACGCTGAGGCACAAACTGCTTTTTGGATTTAATCCCTGGCTGGCAGATCGGTCTGCCCCAAAGCCtgaattctctctgcctcctccccgcccccacggcTTCCCCACAGTCATTAAGTCAGGGGACTCTCAGAGACCGCGCCCACCGCACCCCAGGATCGTGTGGGCCCTGGGGCACCACAgacctgtgggggtggggtgctggagGGCTCACCGGACTCTCAGAGGGCTGCGATCCCAGCCCTGGGAAGGCAGTGAGGACAacaggtgcaaaggcccagaggtaaGAAAGGGCCGGAGGGGCTGCACGGAGACCCAGGCGGTGGGGGAACACTAAAGGTGGGTCGGCTGAGCAGGGCTTGTGGGAAGCTGGGCTTGATCCTCAGGGAGGGGCATTCTGGGGCTGTGTGGGCGTGGGGCCACAGCCAGGCCACAGGCTTTGACCTGTTCCCCCcggcaggaaggcagggaggccGCTGGAGCTCAGAGAGCTTGGCTGATACTCGGAGCACAGCATAGCTGTGGCCTTTCTCCCGGTTCTGCATCCCCCAGGGTCACAGTCGGAAGCTGGGCCTCTGCCCTGCGCTCAGCCCTGGGGGGGTCCTGGGTCTCCCTGTGTCACCTTCCTTCCACccggcctctcctcctccccaagtAGCAGCACTTGTCCAATCTTACGTAATGTTCCCGGGCAAAGATGACACAGGCCTCTGATCCCCTGAGTTCTTGTAGGCAGAGCATTCAGCTCCCTGCCAGGCCCAGCTGGggccccactccctgccctgaGGAGCCTGTCCCCACACCCAGAGCAGTTGCCACAGCATGCAAACCCCCTGCACCGGGCCGGGTGCCAAAGCTGAGCCCCCGAGGCCACCAGGCTGAGCAGGGAGTGGCTGAGTGGGGCTGCTGCAGATTCAAAGCTCAGCAGCtgcctgaggcccagaggagcAGGGACTGGGTGTCCTCGGCATCTAGGCCGCGTGAGGACAATGCACCCCTCGCTCCCAGGCCACCTGCTGATGCAGATGTGGTGCTGCCAGCTCCTGTTATCTTGTCCCCAACAAGAGTCCGGAACCTCGTCTATAAAGTGCAGAGTTGGAAAGAGGCTGTCCGCCTCTGAAATCTGGGTGTCACTGGAAGATTGAAGCCCTCCCCCACACGCACTGGGGAGGACAGTAGTCCCCATCCGAGCACTTCATCCGCTGTTgccaaaaatctgttttttaaaggtttgtatatttattttgagagagagagagactgagagcatgggggaggggaagagagaaagaggggagagagataatcccaagcagtctccacacctggcgcagaacctgatgcagggccagatcccatgaactgtaagatcatgacctgagtgaaaaccaagagttggacactcaaccaactgagccacccaggcactccccccaaatctttttttttttaatttggttgtcCTGGCAGGGGTTTAGTGCGGCTTAAAGGGTGGCGGGATCCAACAGGGGTCCATTTCCTGTTCCCAAGGGACAAGggacaaatgggggaggggttgtTAAGGAAAGGAACTTACACTGCTCTGTGTAAGACGTACCAGGGccaaagacacacagacagactGACAGGGCACATGATCCACGTAagatgtttatttctctcttaagtGTTAGGATCAATGATGTCCTCTCAAAGCCACCCCCAAATCATATATAATCTTAAGTAAAAGGAACGTGTGTGCATGTTGGGTGTCGCAAATCCCAGAGCTGCTTGCCAACCAGTTGTAGATCTAGGGCCTCTCAGAGGCCCCACTGGGTTTCACTCCACAGTCTTTGAGAATTACTGTTTTCTCTTGTCAGGCGGTAAGTGTGTATGTGAATGAGAAAGGGACGAGGGGACAGGAGAAAGAGACATCACTGTAACTATCTCCTACAGGATACATAAGTTGTAtgagtggatgagtggatggatggacagataatGGGTGGATGATGGaggaatggatgggtggatggatggatgatgagtatatgatggatggatggatgaacggatgttggatgaatggatggatggatggatggatggatgggtaagcTACAGATGTGTGGATTATGTAGGTGGTAGGTGTTCACTACCCTGGAACCTACACCCAATGCCATCACGGAGCTCAAGGGTTTAAGGCCGCAAGCTCAGGCTACAGCAGGAGGAGCAGTGAGCAGTGGCACAGCAGAAGGGAGAACCTAGGGGTAGAACATGAgcacattctctttttctcaaaccTTAGAGGGAGCTTATCCTAACATGCGGAGAATAAACCccctccagggcacctggatcTCAGGTGCTTTAGCTTCTGCAATTCCAGGTTTGCGTGTTCTGCAAGCCCACACTGCTAAGAGCCTGCAGCCATGGAACTCCGAGGTCCCCAGGTTGTTGTGGCTCTGTGGCTCGGTGCCCGTGCCCTTCGGCAAGCTCTCTTCCTCTACTTCATGGAAGGACACAGCCCTCACTCCCCACTCTGAGAGCTTCCCCCATCACCCGGTCCCCTGAATCCCAGTGCCTCTCACAGACACAGCCGGAGACGCCGATTGGCAGGGCCCACGTCAGACCTCTGCCGGGGGACCCGGGGCTGGTCCTAGGAGCCGTGCGGGGCCTCTTGCAGGGGAGCGGCCCACCAGGCCTGAGAACTGGCATGTCTCTCCTGGTCTACGGGAGCCTAGGGCTCCAGTCCAGGCATTCCTGGGGGACAGGCTGCACCCCAAGGCAGGGAAGGGCTGCCCATGTGGCTGCTCCCCGGATTTGCGCTCTGGCAGACCGGGAAAGGGAGGCCCCACACCGGTGGCCATGGTCCCAGATGATGAAGAACAGGCGGGGccatgccaggccctgggaagcAGGTGAGAGGGACCCATGTCTAGGCCTGTGGCCCTGTGTGTAAGGGTGAGTCTCCTGCTcatgagggaggagcagggaggcctGGGTGTGGGGTAAGAGCCCCAGGCCAGCAGGGACAGAGTGGAGGGTGGGCCCAGTTTTGGTTCCCACTTGCTGACTGGGTGACCACGGACAAGGCCCTCTCTGTGTCATCCGAGGGAGGCCCCATGCGTGTGTGCAGGCGTGTGAAGGAGGCGCAAAGGCCGCAGGGGGCACCGTATCCCTCCACTGGCTGACTCACAAGGGAGTCACCTCAGCCCtactggggaggaaggggcagagacaggaaaggGCTACGGCGTGCCAGAGGCCACCGGGGACCAGATCCAGGCCCTGACCCCCTTGTCCTTGCTCTATCCTCAGGAGACCCCCCTCCCTTGGCCTCCTTGACCTCCCACTCACATGGGGTACGCTTGTCTGTGCACCGTCTCCCCAGCTCATCCAGGGGTCCCAAGGGCTGGCCCTGTCTCTCCTGTCTGTCCCTGTCGTGCCCAGAGCGCAGGGTCTATGATGGGCACTGCTAGCCAAGGGAGTGAGTGGGTAGGGGCGGTGTCCCCCTGTGTGCAGCCGTGGGACCCGCCTGTAATGCAACTTGAAACTGAAGGAGGCTTGTCCCCAGGCCCCAAGGCTTGGGGGTGCACCCAGTGGGGGAACCTGACTTGCCCACGCGGAAGCTCACCTTCAGCCCAAGGCAGGGCCCCAGGGCCTCCCCGGCTGCATTTTCAGAACGCCTGGAGTGGCCCCTGTGCCGCGctgcttccctctctgggccGCTCACCCCTTTGTGCGACCCCAGGGACCCCCATGGCCTGGTGGTCTAGGCCTTGATTCCTGTCTTTCCCCGCACTCCAAGGCTGAGACGTGGGGAGCAGTGGAAGGCAGGGTGTGGGGCCTGTGGGGCGGGGGGCATGAGCAGGAAAGGCACACTGCAGGCGTAGGTCTGGGCTTGTCCCGGCGCCTGGCCTCCTGGCCCGCTGTGTTCAGGAAGcaggcagggctgagggtgggggctggTAGCACCCTCCGCCTGTGCCCCTCCACGACCTCTTCTAGCCGTTGTTGCTGTTGGCTCCAGGGACTGGGTGAGAGGGCTTGAGTTCTGGAAAGTAGCAGTTTTCTCCAGAGGATgagggggacaggaggagaggcCATGGACACAGGAGTGTCCGGGTTCACGCCACTGCCAGGGTGACCTGGCTGGAGCCCGCAGGGCCCTCTTGGGACCTCACGTCCTCACCAGTAGAAGGATGCTGGAAGGGGGCCAACTTAAAGGGCCATGACGACTCCTCTCTCCCCTGAAATCTGCCTCCAAGATCAAGGCAATCAGGTCACCACCTGCAGGAAGTCCTCCCTGACTGCCCCTCCAATGACTCCCAGTTCTCAGAAAGCTCCCGCCATGGGAATTGCCCACTTTTTCCCCCAAGCAAACTGTGACTGAGGCTGCTGTTGACAGTTCTGCTAGGAGGCCCCCAGGACAGGCGGCTCACACCCTGGTGGGCAGCCCCTGTCCTCACTGGCCGCCTCACCAGAGACAAAGGCTTTCTCCCCGTGGAACCAGGGCCTAGCTGCCACGTCTGCTCCCATAGGTGTCTGTCCCTGCTTCCAGAGCACACGGCCACAGTGAAGCCTGAGGTGCCCTGTGCGGATGGGCCAGGTGGGCAGggtcccctccagccccaggggaGGGACCCTGCTGCCCACGGGCCTCACATCCAAACTTCCAGTCCTGGTCTGCCCGACACCCCTGGACCCCGTAGCTCTACCAGGCCCTACAGGAAATCCAAGCCCCCAAACTTGTTTTTCCAGTAGCTTCCGTGCCCCTTGGCCTCAGTGAGTCACCCCTCCCCATCTGCCAgtcaccacccccccctccccaagccctaTATCCTGCTTCCCAGGACCCTGCCTTCCATCTGCCCATGAATGGCTGTGGAATGAATTCGGGAAGGCCTCAGAGCTTGGGGTGACTTTCTCTCTCGGGATGTGGGCATGGGGCCCCCCGCATCACCTGCCTTGTCAGGGGACACCCCAGCTGCGCTAAACAAGGCTCAGGGAGGCTGGGACCAGCTTGTGGGACCGCGTCAGGGGCCTCCCGGCGTCCCCCAGGGTCCTGGAAGGAAGccacaccaccccccacccttggCCACTCCCACCAGGTCCAGTAACTTCTTTAGGGAGCGCAGCACAGAGTGTCAGGCGGCACGTCCTTGGACCCCTGGCACCGGATGTAACCCCGACTTTACCCCAcgtggcaggggagaggggaggcccaGCTCCGGAGCTGGCCCGCCCAGGGCCACGCTGGGAGGAAGGGCCAAGGGGTCCCAGACCCCCCCAGCCTGAACCCTGTCCTCCCTCCAGcctcgcctcccctccctgcagcagGCCCTCCAGTACTTGCGGGATGGGGGCTGCGGCAGGGGGAGGGCTCACCTCCGCCTGTGCTCTGGCCCTACCCGCACCCACGGTCGGCTCCGCCTgccagggcagggacagggtgACGCCTCGGAGGGCCCACTGGCACCACCCAGCAGGGTCCAGCTGGCCTAGCAGAGCAGCGGCGGGGGCCCAGGGCCGGCAAGGAGACCtacaggggcggggggagggcggcCCCTGTGCCTAGGGCCAAGCCCCTCCGCCCCGCGTCCCTGCGAGCACTGTGAGGTGAAGTTAGGGGGATCTGCCAGTCACCCACAGCCCCTGGCCTGGAAGAGCTCACTGCCCTCGGGACCAGAGCAAGAGACGGACAGCCACGGGTCCCGGAGCAGGGTGAAGGCTGGGGCTCCTCCGGGAGGGCCGGGGCCCAGGGCACGGTGGACAGAGTCCTTGGTGGGAGGGTGGCAGGAAGGGCTGTTGGAGACTTGAGGGGCCCTCGGTTTCTCCCAGTTGGAGAGCGAGTTGAATCTCTGCCTCGGcaccgtcccctcccccatcagccctgcccctgcccctcccccagtgccccAGGTCCTGCCCCTGGTCCCACGCTCACCTCCCTGCAGGCACATCCAGCCTCCACACGCCGAGCCCGCGGCCCACCCTGCTCCTCTTCCTGTCACTACCCCGAGGTCCTGGCATCTCAGCAAGGTGCCTTCCTTCCGTGGGGTCCTTTGCCCAGGGCTCCATGGGAGGGCCTGGCGATCCTGAGCCCCAAGCCCAGGAAGGCAGGGCCAGCGCGGGGGGCACAGCCCTGGGCGCCCACAGGGCACCTGCATAGGCTTGTGACCCTGTTGACCTTATCTGAGGGTGGGGGTCGCAAGGGAGGAGGTGACAGGTCTGAGACAAAATGATCCGGGGGTCGGACAGAGAGCCGGGGAGAGGAAGAGGGCGCAGTGAGCTGCAGAGCCAGCGGAGGCCTCTGTCCCTCGcccggaggtggggggagggaagccccctgccctggggggCAGGCAGCCAGGGGCAGAGGTCCCTCCAGGTGGCAGGGGAGGCCGCACTGGGCGGGTGGGTGTGGGCCAGCCAGGGTGGGGCGGGTGGAACGCTACCGCCTGGCCACCTGCCCGCCTTGGTCCCTCCCACCAGCACCTGCCCCAGCTATAAGGCCTCCAGAGAGTTGGGGCCCCCACTGCTCCCGGAGACACCCCAAGATGAAGCCAGGTCTGCTGCTCCTCGTCGCACTGGTAGCCGCGGGGCCAGGTGGGTGAAGGGCAGGGTGCAGGGCTGGGGCGGGTGGGCAGCTTGGGTCTGTGGGACACACTCTGGAAGCCTGAGGTTACCGGCCTTTGGGCTCAGGGAATCCTGGACTGAATTTCAAACAAAATGAACCCATGTCTTAGCGGAATCAGACTTAAAATATCGCAGCATCTTCGCATCAGCCCGTGGGATCAGACacgcagagggagagaggctgggagcGGTGCTGAGATGCCTCCCCTGGGGAAAGACCAATGTTCCGATCACCCAGCCCCTGACGGTCTGGTCCCCGGGAAGCCCCTCCTCCCACAGGCTCAGCGTGGTCGGCTGAAGCCCCGGGCCTTGACTCAGGTCCACGCGACCACTTTCGCCCGCTGGGGGCAGCctctggcggcggcggcggcggggggggggggcagcaatcGTGTCTTGTGAGCTGCTCTTAGCAAGTCTCAGAGCTCTGTGACGTTCCTGGGGAAGGGTCCCCCGTGTACCCAGCACCGCCAGCTCTCTAGACAGGCCCGGCACGGCCCCTCCTCCCGGCACGAGGGGTCTCGGTGTCCCAGGCTCTGGGCAGCCAAGGACTGTCGCCTCCTGCCTCCGGGGAGACAGGAGCCCTGGCAGGGCCTGGGGTGTAGGAGGGGCCTGGCGCGGGTCGGGGGCGGCAGAGGGCTCGGTCCGGACAGTGACCCCTGTGCCCCTCGTCCCCCCAGCCCTTGCTCTCCGCTGTCACGTGTGCTCCAGCTCCACCAACTGCGAGAAAGCTCAGGACTGTACGGCCAGCGCACGCTACTGCAGGACCATAACCAAGCGTGAGTGACCGGGAGCACGGAGCCAGGGAAGGGGGCCCCGCAGGGCACCCCAGAGCTCTGCTCAGGGGCCCCGACGCCAGCAGGCTGGTGGGGACGGGTCGGTGATGGGTGGgccggggggcggtgggggccgGGAGCTGGGACTTGGGGTGCTGGGGAGGCCAgacgcggggcggcgggggggggggggggcggggggctcagaGGCAGCTGCCCAGTCTGACTGTGCCCATCCGTTCCAGTGGAGCCCCTGCTGGGGAACCTGGTGGAGAAGGACTGCGTGGAGTCGTGCACGCCCACGCACAACCTTCAGGGCCAGGTCAGCAGTGGCGCGACGGCCACCCGGTGCTGTCAGGGCGACCTGTGCAACAAGAGCCTGCAGAGCAGCGCCCCCGCCCGCAGCCGGCTcagcggccccgcccccggcctggCGCTGGCCCTCGGCCTCCTCCTCGCCGCCCTCCTCTCGGCCCCCAGCCTGTGACCTGCCCCAGCCTGTGACCTGcccatccccttccccccccccccccccccccggggactTCCAGGCCCCCCGTCGCTTCCTCTCCCGGACTGGGAGATTCCGCAGCCCTTCCCTCGCCACGACGGAGGAGGTTCCCGCGTCCTGGGCTGGGGGCCCCCTCGGAGGGTCTGGGGCCGCAGCCAGGgagctgatggcctggagccccGCCCCCCAGACGAGAGGATGCACGTGTCCCTTCTGACTTTACATTCATTCTGTTgggtttccatttatttttctacttgaaCCTCTGCACAGGAATAAATGATCGAAAACCGGTGTGGTTGTGTCTTCCTGTTTCAGGagtgcaggggggagggaggaggccatCCCGCCTCACAGGCCCCCAGGGCCTGGGACTTGTCACCCAGGGCCCGTCTTGGCCTCGTGCAGGACTCCTGAAATACCAGtgtcacctccccccccacctcagagGAGACACAGCCCTCCCCAGGCATCTTCTCTGCAGCCCCAGGAGAGGACGCTCCTGGAGGAGGCttgggtggggggcacagggcAGAAGGCCTGTGACCCAAAtggtcagaacacacacacacacacacacacacgcacacaccaccTCCACCCTAGGGAGGCTGGCAAAAGGGGGCTGTTGAGCTCACCTGGATGCGGTCAACCCAATGTGGGTAAACTTACCTTGGCCCAACTGCCTGGATCTGGGCCCCGCTGCCCGGGTTCCAGGTTTGCTGCCCCGATCTGGGCAACTGGATCATTGTGTCCCTGTGAGTTCTCAGCACCCCCGCAGATGCCCAAGCAAGCAGCCTGCCCCTTCCTAGGAGGACCAGAGGCTTCGGAGGCCTGCACCCCCTGCCGGGCGGCCACCACCTTCTGAGGCCTCACCTTGGGCCGGACAGAGCCCCGACTCGGGTGCCGGCAAGGAGGAGCCCTGGCTGGCGGGGCCCCCGCGGGGTGCTTGGCTGAGGGACCAGCAGGAGCAGGGCCCGGGGAGCCTGAGGGCCCTGGCGCCCAGACCTGCTGGGGGGGCAACGCCCGCTCGGCCTGCCTCTGTCTCCATCACATCACCTAAATTAGGAGCTTCACACGGGTGCCACCATCAGCTACACCCACGTCCCCAGCTTTGCCCACGTGTGTCCCGCCCCAACCCCCATGGCTTCGTCACCATCCAACATCCTCTGTCTTTGCTCAGCTCGGTCAGGGTACACCTGAAGTAACGATAAAGTGGACACACCCAGGGTGCACACCGTGATGAGACTTACACGCTCTGTGCCCCTGAAGTCACCGCTACGACCAAGACAGTGAGCAGCCCATCACCCGCAAAGCTGCCTGCAACCCCTTTGCGCACCCCCTCCGTCCTCCCCTGCACGCCccgcccctggcaaccaccgcgTGCGCGGTTTGTAACAGAGCTattcgccgcccccccccccaaccccggccaAGCCTGGAAACGCCCCATGTGCATCAGCCCACGTTTTCTAGAATTGGATAAAATGGAATCGGGTCTCGGGTCTTTGGTCTCGGGTTTCTTTCCTCAGCGGGATCCAGAGACACAtccctgctggggggggggggcggcctcTGTCATTCACTCCTGCTGCCCACAGGACTCCGCTATACGGCCACATCATGGTCCCTCCACCCAcgcacctgttgatggacatctgggagGTTCCCAGGCCTGAGGCCTCATGAGGAATGTCGCTGTGGGCCATCGCCTCTGGTCTTTGCGTGGACAGATGTTTATACCTCGCTTGGGTACAACCCAGGAGTGGAATCCAGGGGCATGTGATAGGGGGATTCTTCCGTCGGAGGGGCCACCAAACTGCTCTCCAAAGAGGCtgctctcccccatccccaccggCAGCGGAAGAGGGCTCCGGCCACTCCACACGCTCGCCGACACAAGGTGCTGTGGGTCCTTAACCGTGGACACTCCGACGGGTGCGTCCGTCTGTATGTCCGTCTTGACGCCCTTACCACACTGTTGTGAGTATGTTAAGGCCGAAACTCGGGTCGTGTGACACCTCTACCTTTcaccttcattttcaaaatggtcTTAGCGATTTTAAATCCTTCGCATTTCCATATGCATTTCAGCGTTAGCCTCCTAGTTTCTTCATGAACAATGCCCTTGGGATATGGGCTGGGACTGCACCTAATCCATAGATCAGTTCAAGGAGAATTtacatctcattattttttaatgtttatttttgagaaagagagagacagagagagacagagagagagagagagaccgcacaCGAgcacgcatgggggaggggcagagaaaagaggggaggacagaggatctaaagcaggttccatgctaacagcagagaCTCCGacgggggacttgaactcacaatccgtgagatcatgacctgagccaaagctggacactcaaccaactgagcccccaggcacccctacatcgTATTATTAAGTCTGCTCATCAATGAGGACGGCGTACCTCTCCATCTGCTGACGCCCTTAGCAATGTATTTCAGCAGTGTTTTGCAGCTTTCAGAGCAAACAGGCTTTACACATCTTTTGTCAACATCATCCCTAAGTATTGCACGGGATGCTctttataaatggtattttggggcgcctgggtggcgcagtcggttaagcgtccgacttcagccaggtcacgatctcgcggtccgtgagttcgagccccgcgtcgggctctgggctgatggctcggagcctggagcctgtttccgattctgtgtctccctctctctctgcccctcccctgttcatgctctgtctctctctgtcccaaaaataaataaaaacgttggaaaaaaaaatttataaatggtattttcttttttttttttttttttaatttttttttcaacgtttatttattttgggacagagagagacagagcatgaacgggggaggggcagagagagagggagacacagaatcggaaacaggctccaggctcggagccatcagcccagagcccgacgcggggctcgaactcccggaccgcgagatcgtgacctggctgaagtcggacgcttaaccgactgcgccacccaggcgcccctataaatggTATTTTCAATGATCAATTGTTGGTTGtaagaatacagaaatacaatGAATTTTTTGCTCATTAACCTTTtattctgcaaccttgctaaacCAACATAGTTCTAGAAGGGTTTTcttgagttggttttttttttaatattttaaattatttatttttttaaatttacatccaagttagttaacatagagtgtaaaatgatttcaggagtagattccagtgatctATCCCCtgtgtgtaacacccagtgctcatccccaaaagtgtcctccttaatgcccctcacccattagcccatcccccctcccacaacccctccagcaaccctcagtttgttttctgtatttaagagtctcttatggtttgttcccctccctgattttatattatttttgcttccttttccttatgttcatctgttttgtatcttaaattccacctatgagtgaagtcatatgatttttgtctttctctgactaatttcacttagcataataccctccagttccatccacatagttgcaaatggcaagatttcattcattttgattgccgagtaatactccattgtatatataaaccacatcttctttatccattcatccatcaatggacatttgggctctttccataccgtggctattgttgatagtgctgctataaacactggggtacatgtgtcccttcaaaacagcacacctgtatcccttggataaatgcctagcagtgcaattgctgggtcatagggtagttctatatttttttttcaatatatgacgtttattgtcaaattggtttccatacaacacccagtgctcatcccaaaaggtgccctcctcaatacccatcacccaccctccccccccccactccccatcaaccctcagtttgttttcagtttttaagagtctcttatgctttggctctcttccact from Lynx canadensis isolate LIC74 chromosome F2, mLynCan4.pri.v2, whole genome shotgun sequence includes these protein-coding regions:
- the LY6D gene encoding lymphocyte antigen 6D, coding for MKPGLLLLVALVAAGPALALRCHVCSSSTNCEKAQDCTASARYCRTITKLEPLLGNLVEKDCVESCTPTHNLQGQVSSGATATRCCQGDLCNKSLQSSAPARSRLSGPAPGLALALGLLLAALLSAPSL